In one Balaenoptera musculus isolate JJ_BM4_2016_0621 chromosome 20, mBalMus1.pri.v3, whole genome shotgun sequence genomic region, the following are encoded:
- the CCR10 gene encoding C-C chemokine receptor type 10 isoform X1 produces MSSPRVSWGPYSGDDEEAYSAEPLPELCYKADVQAFSRAFQPSVSLTVAALGLAGNGLVLATHLAARRAARSPTSAHLLQLALADLLLALTLPFAAAGALQGWSLGSVTCRAISGLYSASFHAGFLFLACISADRYVAIARALPTGPRPPVPGRAHLVSVIVWLLSLLLALPALLFSQDGQREGQRRCRLIFPEGLTQTVKGVSAVAQVVLGFALPLGVMAACYALLGRTLLATRGPERRRALRVVVALVAAFVVLQLPYSLALLLDTADLLAARERSCPASKRKDLALLVTGGLALARCGLNPVLYAFLGLRFRQDLRRLLRGRGCSPGPHHRGRCPRRPRLSSCSAPTETNSISFWDY; encoded by the exons ATGTCTTCTCCCCGG GTCTCCTGGGGCCCCTACTCCGGGGACGATGAGGAGGCATACTCGGCTGAGCCGCTGCCAGAACTCTGCTACAAGGCCGATGTCCAGGCCTTCAGTCGGGCCTTCCAACCCAGTGTCTCCCTGACTGTGGCTGCGCTGGGTCTGGCCGGCAATGGCCTGGTCCTGGCCACGCACCTGGCGGCCCGACGCGCTGCCCGCTCGCCCACCTCTGCGCACCTGCTCCAGCTGGCCCTGGCCGACCTTCTGCTGGCTCTGACCCTGCCCTTTGCCGCAGCCGGGGCTCTGCAGGGCTGGAGTTTGGGAAGTGTCACCTGCCGCGCCATCTCGGGCCTCTATTCGGCCTCCTTCCACGCCGGCTTCCTCTTCCTGGCCTGTATCAGCGCCGACCGCTACGTGGCCATCGCGCGGGCCCTCCCAACTGGACCGAGGCCCCCGGTGCCGGGCCGCGCACACTTGGTCTCAGTCATCGTGTGGTTGTTGTCGCTGCTCCTGGCGCTGCCTGCTCTCCTTTTCAGCCAGGACGGGCAGCGAGAAGGCCAGCGGCGCTGCCGTCTCATCTTCCCCGAAGGCCTCACGCAGACGGTGAAGGGGGTGAGCGCCGTGGCGCAGGTGGTCCTGGGCTTCGCGCTGCCGCTGGGCGTCATGGCGGCCTGCTACGCGCTCCTGGGCCGCACGCTGCTGGCCACCAGGGGGCCCGAGCGCCGGCGCGCGCTGCGCGTCGTGGTGGCCCTGGTGGCGGCCTTCGTGGTGCTGCAGCTGCCCTACAGTCTCGCCCTGCTATTGGATACTGCCGACCTCCTGGCGGCCCGCGAGCGGAGCTGCCCCGCCAGCAAGCGCAAGGATCTGGCACTGCTGGTGACCGGGGGCTTGGCCCTCGCCCGCTGCGGCCTCAACCCCGTGCTCTACGCCTTTCTGGGCCTGCGCTTCCGCCAGGACCTGCGGAGGCTGCTACGGGGTCGGGGCTGCAGTCCAGGGCCTCACCACCGCGGCCGCTGCCCCCGCCGGCCCCGCCTTTCTTCCTGCTCGGCTCCCACGGAGACCAACAGTATCTCCTTCTGGGACTACTAG
- the CNTNAP1 gene encoding contactin-associated protein 1 isoform X2, translating to MMRLRLFCILLAAVSGARGWGYYGCDEELVGPLYARSLGASSYYGLFTAPRFARLHGISGWSPRIGDPNPWLQIDLMKKHRIRAVATQGSFNSWDWVTHYMLLYGDRVDSWTPFYQRGHNATFFGNVNESAVVRHDLHYHFTARYIRIVPLAWNPRGKIGLRLGLYGCPYKSDVLYFDGDDAISYRFPRGVSRSLWDVFAFSFKTEEKDGLLLHAEGAQGDYVTLELQGAHLLLHMSLGSSPIQPRPGHTTVSAGGVLNDQHWHYVRVDRFGREANLTLDGYEQRFVLNGDFERLNLDTEMFIGGLVGAAQKNLAYRHNFRGCMENVIFNRVNIADLAVRRHSRITFEGKVAFRCLDPVPHPINFGGPHNFVQVPGFPRRGRLAVSFRFRTWDLTGLLLFSSLGDGLGHVELMLSEGQVNVSIVQTGRKKLQFAAGFRLNDGFWHEVNFVAQENHAVISIDDVEGAEVRVSYPLLIRTGTSYFFGGCPKPASRSGCHSNQTAFHGCMELLKVDGQLVNLTLVEGRRLGYYAEVLFDTCGITDRCSPNMCEHDGRCYQSWDDFICYCELTGYKGETCHQPLYKESCEAYRLSGKTSGNFTIDPDGSGPLKPFVVYCDIRENRAWTVVRHDRLWTTRVTGSSMERPFLGAVQYWNASWEEVSALANASQHCEQWIEFSCYNSRLLNTAGGYPYSFWIGRNEEQHFYWGGSQPGIQRCACGLDRSCVDPALHCNCDADQPQWRTDKGLLTFVDHLPVTQVVVGDTNRSSSEAQFFLRPLRCYGDRNSWNTIAFHTGAALRFPPIQANHSLDVSFYFRTSAPSGVFLENTGGPYCQWRRPYVRVELNTSRDVVFAFDVGNGDENLTVHSDDFEFNDDEWHLVRAEINVKQARLRVDHRPWVLRPMPLQTYLWLEYDQPLYVGSAELKRRPFVGCLRAMRLNGVTLNLEGRANASEGTSPNCTGHCAHPRFPCFHGGRCVERYSYYTCDCDLTAFDGPYCNHDIGGFFEPGTWMRYNLQSALRSAAREFSHMLSRPVPGYEPGYIPGYDTPGYAPGYHGPGYRLPDYPRPGQPVPGYRGPVYNVTGEEVSFSFSTHSAPAVLLYVSSFVRDYMAVLIKEDGTLQLRYQLGTSPYVYQLTTRPVTDGQPHSVNLTRVYRNLFIQVDYFPLTEQKFSLLVDSQLDSPKALYLGRVMDFPYYHDDGWVAILLGFLVAFLLLGLVGMLVLFYLQNHRYKGSYHTNEPKATHDYHPGSKPPLPTSGPAQAPAPAPTPASTQVPAPAPGPRDQNLPQILEESRSE from the exons ATGATGCGTCTCCGGCTCTTCTGCATCCTGCTCGCCGCGGTCTCGGGAGCCCGGGGCTGGGGCTACT ACGGCTGTGACGAGGAGCTGGTTGGGCCCCTGTATGCACGCTCCCTGGGCGCCTCCTCCTACTATGGGCTCTTCACTGCGCCCCGTTTTGCCCGGCTGCACG GCATAAGCGGATGGTCTCCCCGGATTGGGGACCCAAATCCCTGGCTCCAGATCGACCTAATGAAGAAGCACCGGATCCGGGCTGTGGCCACGCAGGGCTCCTTTAACTCTTGGGACTGGGTCACACATTACATGCTGCTCTATGGCGACCGAGTGGACAGCTGGACACCGTTCTATCAGCGAGGGCACAACGCG ACCTTCTTCGGTAACGTGAACGAGTCGGCGGTGGTTCGCCACGACCTGCACTACCACTTCACGGCGCGCTACATCCGCATCGTGCCCTTGGCTTGGAACCCGCGCGGCAAGATCGGCCTGAGGCTCGGCCTCTACGGCTGCCCTTACA AGTCCGACGTGCTCTATTTCGATGGCGATGATGCCATCTCGTACCGCTTCCCGCGAGGGGTCAGCCGGAGTCTGTGGGACGTGTTCGCCTTCAGCTTCAAGACCGAAGAGAAGGACGGGCTCCTGTTGCACGCCGAGGGCGCCCAGGGCGACTACGTGACACTCGAGCTGCAGGGGGCGCACTTGCTGCTGCACATGAGCCTGG gcAGCAGCCCCATCCAGCCAAGGCCCGGTCACACAACCGTGAGCGCTGGTGGCGTCCTCAATGACCAGCACTGGCATTACGTACGTGTGGACCGATTTGGCCGCGAAGCAAATCTCACCCTGGACGGCTACGAGCAGCGCTTCGTGCTCAATGGCGACTTTGAGAGACTGAACCTGGACACCGAG ATGTTCATCGGGGGTCTGGTGGGCGCCGCGCAGAAGAACCTTGCCTATCGGCATAATTTCCGCGGCTGCATGGAAAACGTAATCTTCAACCGAGTCAACATCGCGGACCTGGCCGTGCGGCGCCATTCGCGGATCACCTTTGAG GGTAAGGTGGCATTCCGTTGCCTGGACCCGGTTCCTCACCCCATCAACTTTGGAGGTCCTCACAACTTCGTGCAAGTGCCTGGCTTCCCTCGCCGAGGCCGCCTCGCAGTCTCTTTTCGCTTCCGTACCTGGGATCTCACCGGGCTGCTACTTTTCTCCAGCCTGGGGGATGGGCTGGGCCATGTGGAGCTGATGCTCAGTGAAGGGCAGGTCAATGTGTCCATCGTGCAGACTGGCCGAAAGAAACTTCAGTTTGCTGCtg GGTTCCGCCTGAATGATGGCTTTTGGCACGAGGTGAATTTTGTGGCACAGGAAAACCATGCAGTCATCAGCATTGATGATGTGGAGGGGGCAGAGGTCAGGGTCTCATACCCACTGCTGATCCGGACAGGAACCTCATACTTCTTTGGAG GTTGTCCCAAGCCAGCCAGTCGATCGGGCTGCCACTCCAACCAGACGGCGTTCCATGGCTGCATGGAGCTGCTCAAGGTGGATGGTCAACTGGTCAACCTGACTCTGGTGGAGGGCCGGCGGCTTGGATACTATGCTGAGGTCCTCTTTGACACATGTGGCATCACTGATAG GTGCAGCCCTAATATGTGTGAGCATGACGGACGCTGCTACCAGTCTTGGGATGACTTCATCTGCTATTGTGAACTGACAGGCTACAAGGGGGAGACCTGCCACCAAC cttTGTATAAGGAATCCTGTGAGGCTTATCGGCTCAGTGGGAAAACTTCTGGCAACTTCACCATTGATCCTGATGGGAGTGGCCCCCTGAAGCCATTTGTAGTGTACTGTGATATCCGAG agaaCCGGGCCTGGACAGTTGTGAGGCATGACAGGCTGTGGACAACTCGGGTGACAGGTTCTAGCATGGAGCGGCCATTCCTCGGGGCCGTCCAGTATTGGAATGCATCCTGGGAGGAAGTCAGTGCCCTGGCCAATGCTTCCCAGCACTGTGAACAGTGGATTGAGTTCTCCTGCTACAATTCCCGGCTGCTCAACACTGCAG GAGGCTACCCCTATAGCTTCTGGATTGGCCGAAACGAGGAGCAGCACTTCTACTGGGGTGGCTCGCAGCCCGGCATCCAGCGCTGTGCCTGTGGTCTGGACCGGAGCTGTGTGGACCCTGCTCTACACTGTAACTGTGATGCCGACCAGCCCCAGTG GAGAACCGACAAGGGCCTGCTGACTTTTGTGGACCATTTGCCTGTCACtcaggtggtggtgggggacaCGAACCGTTCCAGTTCTGAGGCCCAGTTCTTCCTGAGGCCTCTGCGCTGCTATGGTGATC GAAACTCCTGGAACACCATCGCCTTCCACACTGGGGCTGCACTGCGCTTTCCCCCAATCCAGGCCAACCACAGCCTTGATGTCTCCTTCTACTTCAGGACCTCGGCTCCCTCAGGAGTCTTCCTAGAGAATACAGGGGGCCCTTACTGCCAGTGGCGCCGACCTTACGTGCGGGTGGAACTCAACA CATCCCGGGATGTGGTCTTCGCCTTCGACGTGGGGAATGGGGATGAGAACCTGACAGTGCACTCAGATGACTTTGAGTTCAACGATGACGAGTGGCACCTGGTCCGGGCTGAAATCAATGTAAAGCAGGCCCGGCTCCGCGTGGATCACCGGCCTTGGGTGCTGCGGCCGATGCCCCTGCAGACCTACCTCTGGCTGGAGTACGACCAGCCCCTCTATGTTG gATCTGCAGAGCTTAAGAGGCGGCCCTTCGTGGGTTGCTTGAGGGCTATGCGTCTGAATGGAGTGACTCTGAACCTGGAGGGCCGTGCCAATGCCTCTGAGGGTACCTCACCCAACTGCACGGGCCACTGCGCCCACCCCCGGTTCCCCTGTTTCCATGGAGGCCGCTGCGTGGAGCGCTACAGCTACTACACCTGTGACTGTGACCTCACGGCTTTTGATGGGCCATACTGCAACCACG ACATTGGCGGTTTCTTTGAGCCGGGCACCTGGATGCGCTATAACCTCCAGTCAGCGCTGCGCTCCGCAGCCCGCGAGTTCTCCCACATGCTGAGCCGGCCAGTGCCGGGCTACGAGCCCGGCTACATCCCCGGCTACGACACTCCCGGCTACGCGCCCGGCTACCACGGCCCTGGCTACCGCCTGCCGGACTACCCGCGGCCTGGCCAGCCGGTGCCGGGCTACCGTGGACCTGTCTATAATGTCACTGGAGAGGAGGTGTCCTTCAGCTTCAGCACCCACTCCGCCCCCGCCGTCCTGCTCTACGTCAGCTCCTTTGTGCGTGACTACATGGCTGTGCTCATCAAGGAAGATG GGACCCTGCAGCTGCGCTATCAGCTGGGCACCAGCCCCTACGTCTACCAACTAACCACGCGCCCCGTAACTGACGGCCAGCCCCACAGCGTCAACCTCACCCGGGTCTACCGCAACCTCTTCATCCAG GTGGACTACTTCCCCCTGACAGAACAGAAGTTCTCACTGCTGGTGGACAGCCAGCTGGACTCACCCAAGGCCTTGTATCTGGGGCGCGTTATGG acTTCCCATACTACCACGATGACGGATGGGTTGCCATACTTTTGGGCT ttttggTGGCCTTCTTGCTGCTGGGGTTGGTGGGAATGTTGGTGCTCTTCTATCTGCAAAATCATCGCTACAAGGGCTCCTACCACACCAATGAGCCCAAGGCCACTCACGATTACCACCCTGGCAGCAAACCTCCCCTACCTACTTCAGGCCCAGCCCaagccccagccccggccccaaCACCAGCTTCTACCCAagttccagccccagcccctggcccccggGACCAAAACCTACCCCAGATCCTGGAGGAGTCCAGGTCTGAATGA
- the CCR10 gene encoding C-C chemokine receptor type 10 isoform X2 gives MERRVSWGPYSGDDEEAYSAEPLPELCYKADVQAFSRAFQPSVSLTVAALGLAGNGLVLATHLAARRAARSPTSAHLLQLALADLLLALTLPFAAAGALQGWSLGSVTCRAISGLYSASFHAGFLFLACISADRYVAIARALPTGPRPPVPGRAHLVSVIVWLLSLLLALPALLFSQDGQREGQRRCRLIFPEGLTQTVKGVSAVAQVVLGFALPLGVMAACYALLGRTLLATRGPERRRALRVVVALVAAFVVLQLPYSLALLLDTADLLAARERSCPASKRKDLALLVTGGLALARCGLNPVLYAFLGLRFRQDLRRLLRGRGCSPGPHHRGRCPRRPRLSSCSAPTETNSISFWDY, from the exons atggagagaaga GTCTCCTGGGGCCCCTACTCCGGGGACGATGAGGAGGCATACTCGGCTGAGCCGCTGCCAGAACTCTGCTACAAGGCCGATGTCCAGGCCTTCAGTCGGGCCTTCCAACCCAGTGTCTCCCTGACTGTGGCTGCGCTGGGTCTGGCCGGCAATGGCCTGGTCCTGGCCACGCACCTGGCGGCCCGACGCGCTGCCCGCTCGCCCACCTCTGCGCACCTGCTCCAGCTGGCCCTGGCCGACCTTCTGCTGGCTCTGACCCTGCCCTTTGCCGCAGCCGGGGCTCTGCAGGGCTGGAGTTTGGGAAGTGTCACCTGCCGCGCCATCTCGGGCCTCTATTCGGCCTCCTTCCACGCCGGCTTCCTCTTCCTGGCCTGTATCAGCGCCGACCGCTACGTGGCCATCGCGCGGGCCCTCCCAACTGGACCGAGGCCCCCGGTGCCGGGCCGCGCACACTTGGTCTCAGTCATCGTGTGGTTGTTGTCGCTGCTCCTGGCGCTGCCTGCTCTCCTTTTCAGCCAGGACGGGCAGCGAGAAGGCCAGCGGCGCTGCCGTCTCATCTTCCCCGAAGGCCTCACGCAGACGGTGAAGGGGGTGAGCGCCGTGGCGCAGGTGGTCCTGGGCTTCGCGCTGCCGCTGGGCGTCATGGCGGCCTGCTACGCGCTCCTGGGCCGCACGCTGCTGGCCACCAGGGGGCCCGAGCGCCGGCGCGCGCTGCGCGTCGTGGTGGCCCTGGTGGCGGCCTTCGTGGTGCTGCAGCTGCCCTACAGTCTCGCCCTGCTATTGGATACTGCCGACCTCCTGGCGGCCCGCGAGCGGAGCTGCCCCGCCAGCAAGCGCAAGGATCTGGCACTGCTGGTGACCGGGGGCTTGGCCCTCGCCCGCTGCGGCCTCAACCCCGTGCTCTACGCCTTTCTGGGCCTGCGCTTCCGCCAGGACCTGCGGAGGCTGCTACGGGGTCGGGGCTGCAGTCCAGGGCCTCACCACCGCGGCCGCTGCCCCCGCCGGCCCCGCCTTTCTTCCTGCTCGGCTCCCACGGAGACCAACAGTATCTCCTTCTGGGACTACTAG
- the CNTNAP1 gene encoding contactin-associated protein 1 isoform X1, giving the protein MMRLRLFCILLAAVSGARGWGYYGCDEELVGPLYARSLGASSYYGLFTAPRFARLHGISGWSPRIGDPNPWLQIDLMKKHRIRAVATQGSFNSWDWVTHYMLLYGDRVDSWTPFYQRGHNATFFGNVNESAVVRHDLHYHFTARYIRIVPLAWNPRGKIGLRLGLYGCPYKSDVLYFDGDDAISYRFPRGVSRSLWDVFAFSFKTEEKDGLLLHAEGAQGDYVTLELQGAHLLLHMSLGSSPIQPRPGHTTVSAGGVLNDQHWHYVRVDRFGREANLTLDGYEQRFVLNGDFERLNLDTEMFIGGLVGAAQKNLAYRHNFRGCMENVIFNRVNIADLAVRRHSRITFEGKVAFRCLDPVPHPINFGGPHNFVQVPGFPRRGRLAVSFRFRTWDLTGLLLFSSLGDGLGHVELMLSEGQVNVSIVQTGRKKLQFAAGFRLNDGFWHEVNFVAQENHAVISIDDVEGAEVRVSYPLLIRTGTSYFFGGCPKPASRSGCHSNQTAFHGCMELLKVDGQLVNLTLVEGRRLGYYAEVLFDTCGITDRCSPNMCEHDGRCYQSWDDFICYCELTGYKGETCHQPLYKESCEAYRLSGKTSGNFTIDPDGSGPLKPFVVYCDIRENRAWTVVRHDRLWTTRVTGSSMERPFLGAVQYWNASWEEVSALANASQHCEQWIEFSCYNSRLLNTAGGYPYSFWIGRNEEQHFYWGGSQPGIQRCACGLDRSCVDPALHCNCDADQPQWRTDKGLLTFVDHLPVTQVVVGDTNRSSSEAQFFLRPLRCYGDRNSWNTIAFHTGAALRFPPIQANHSLDVSFYFRTSAPSGVFLENTGGPYCQWRRPYVRVELNTSRDVVFAFDVGNGDENLTVHSDDFEFNDDEWHLVRAEINVKQARLRVDHRPWVLRPMPLQTYLWLEYDQPLYVGSAELKRRPFVGCLRAMRLNGVTLNLEGRANASEGTSPNCTGHCAHPRFPCFHGGRCVERYSYYTCDCDLTAFDGPYCNHDIGGFFEPGTWMRYNLQSALRSAAREFSHMLSRPVPGYEPGYIPGYDTPGYAPGYHGPGYRLPDYPRPGQPVPGYRGPVYNVTGEEVSFSFSTHSAPAVLLYVSSFVRDYMAVLIKEDGTLQLRYQLGTSPYVYQLTTRPVTDGQPHSVNLTRVYRNLFIQVDYFPLTEQKFSLLVDSQLDSPKALYLGRVMETGVIDPEIQRYNTPGFSGCLSGVRFNNVAPLKSHFRTPRPMTSELAEALRVQGELSESNCGAMPRLVSEVPPELDPWYLPPDFPYYHDDGWVAILLGFLVAFLLLGLVGMLVLFYLQNHRYKGSYHTNEPKATHDYHPGSKPPLPTSGPAQAPAPAPTPASTQVPAPAPGPRDQNLPQILEESRSE; this is encoded by the exons ATGATGCGTCTCCGGCTCTTCTGCATCCTGCTCGCCGCGGTCTCGGGAGCCCGGGGCTGGGGCTACT ACGGCTGTGACGAGGAGCTGGTTGGGCCCCTGTATGCACGCTCCCTGGGCGCCTCCTCCTACTATGGGCTCTTCACTGCGCCCCGTTTTGCCCGGCTGCACG GCATAAGCGGATGGTCTCCCCGGATTGGGGACCCAAATCCCTGGCTCCAGATCGACCTAATGAAGAAGCACCGGATCCGGGCTGTGGCCACGCAGGGCTCCTTTAACTCTTGGGACTGGGTCACACATTACATGCTGCTCTATGGCGACCGAGTGGACAGCTGGACACCGTTCTATCAGCGAGGGCACAACGCG ACCTTCTTCGGTAACGTGAACGAGTCGGCGGTGGTTCGCCACGACCTGCACTACCACTTCACGGCGCGCTACATCCGCATCGTGCCCTTGGCTTGGAACCCGCGCGGCAAGATCGGCCTGAGGCTCGGCCTCTACGGCTGCCCTTACA AGTCCGACGTGCTCTATTTCGATGGCGATGATGCCATCTCGTACCGCTTCCCGCGAGGGGTCAGCCGGAGTCTGTGGGACGTGTTCGCCTTCAGCTTCAAGACCGAAGAGAAGGACGGGCTCCTGTTGCACGCCGAGGGCGCCCAGGGCGACTACGTGACACTCGAGCTGCAGGGGGCGCACTTGCTGCTGCACATGAGCCTGG gcAGCAGCCCCATCCAGCCAAGGCCCGGTCACACAACCGTGAGCGCTGGTGGCGTCCTCAATGACCAGCACTGGCATTACGTACGTGTGGACCGATTTGGCCGCGAAGCAAATCTCACCCTGGACGGCTACGAGCAGCGCTTCGTGCTCAATGGCGACTTTGAGAGACTGAACCTGGACACCGAG ATGTTCATCGGGGGTCTGGTGGGCGCCGCGCAGAAGAACCTTGCCTATCGGCATAATTTCCGCGGCTGCATGGAAAACGTAATCTTCAACCGAGTCAACATCGCGGACCTGGCCGTGCGGCGCCATTCGCGGATCACCTTTGAG GGTAAGGTGGCATTCCGTTGCCTGGACCCGGTTCCTCACCCCATCAACTTTGGAGGTCCTCACAACTTCGTGCAAGTGCCTGGCTTCCCTCGCCGAGGCCGCCTCGCAGTCTCTTTTCGCTTCCGTACCTGGGATCTCACCGGGCTGCTACTTTTCTCCAGCCTGGGGGATGGGCTGGGCCATGTGGAGCTGATGCTCAGTGAAGGGCAGGTCAATGTGTCCATCGTGCAGACTGGCCGAAAGAAACTTCAGTTTGCTGCtg GGTTCCGCCTGAATGATGGCTTTTGGCACGAGGTGAATTTTGTGGCACAGGAAAACCATGCAGTCATCAGCATTGATGATGTGGAGGGGGCAGAGGTCAGGGTCTCATACCCACTGCTGATCCGGACAGGAACCTCATACTTCTTTGGAG GTTGTCCCAAGCCAGCCAGTCGATCGGGCTGCCACTCCAACCAGACGGCGTTCCATGGCTGCATGGAGCTGCTCAAGGTGGATGGTCAACTGGTCAACCTGACTCTGGTGGAGGGCCGGCGGCTTGGATACTATGCTGAGGTCCTCTTTGACACATGTGGCATCACTGATAG GTGCAGCCCTAATATGTGTGAGCATGACGGACGCTGCTACCAGTCTTGGGATGACTTCATCTGCTATTGTGAACTGACAGGCTACAAGGGGGAGACCTGCCACCAAC cttTGTATAAGGAATCCTGTGAGGCTTATCGGCTCAGTGGGAAAACTTCTGGCAACTTCACCATTGATCCTGATGGGAGTGGCCCCCTGAAGCCATTTGTAGTGTACTGTGATATCCGAG agaaCCGGGCCTGGACAGTTGTGAGGCATGACAGGCTGTGGACAACTCGGGTGACAGGTTCTAGCATGGAGCGGCCATTCCTCGGGGCCGTCCAGTATTGGAATGCATCCTGGGAGGAAGTCAGTGCCCTGGCCAATGCTTCCCAGCACTGTGAACAGTGGATTGAGTTCTCCTGCTACAATTCCCGGCTGCTCAACACTGCAG GAGGCTACCCCTATAGCTTCTGGATTGGCCGAAACGAGGAGCAGCACTTCTACTGGGGTGGCTCGCAGCCCGGCATCCAGCGCTGTGCCTGTGGTCTGGACCGGAGCTGTGTGGACCCTGCTCTACACTGTAACTGTGATGCCGACCAGCCCCAGTG GAGAACCGACAAGGGCCTGCTGACTTTTGTGGACCATTTGCCTGTCACtcaggtggtggtgggggacaCGAACCGTTCCAGTTCTGAGGCCCAGTTCTTCCTGAGGCCTCTGCGCTGCTATGGTGATC GAAACTCCTGGAACACCATCGCCTTCCACACTGGGGCTGCACTGCGCTTTCCCCCAATCCAGGCCAACCACAGCCTTGATGTCTCCTTCTACTTCAGGACCTCGGCTCCCTCAGGAGTCTTCCTAGAGAATACAGGGGGCCCTTACTGCCAGTGGCGCCGACCTTACGTGCGGGTGGAACTCAACA CATCCCGGGATGTGGTCTTCGCCTTCGACGTGGGGAATGGGGATGAGAACCTGACAGTGCACTCAGATGACTTTGAGTTCAACGATGACGAGTGGCACCTGGTCCGGGCTGAAATCAATGTAAAGCAGGCCCGGCTCCGCGTGGATCACCGGCCTTGGGTGCTGCGGCCGATGCCCCTGCAGACCTACCTCTGGCTGGAGTACGACCAGCCCCTCTATGTTG gATCTGCAGAGCTTAAGAGGCGGCCCTTCGTGGGTTGCTTGAGGGCTATGCGTCTGAATGGAGTGACTCTGAACCTGGAGGGCCGTGCCAATGCCTCTGAGGGTACCTCACCCAACTGCACGGGCCACTGCGCCCACCCCCGGTTCCCCTGTTTCCATGGAGGCCGCTGCGTGGAGCGCTACAGCTACTACACCTGTGACTGTGACCTCACGGCTTTTGATGGGCCATACTGCAACCACG ACATTGGCGGTTTCTTTGAGCCGGGCACCTGGATGCGCTATAACCTCCAGTCAGCGCTGCGCTCCGCAGCCCGCGAGTTCTCCCACATGCTGAGCCGGCCAGTGCCGGGCTACGAGCCCGGCTACATCCCCGGCTACGACACTCCCGGCTACGCGCCCGGCTACCACGGCCCTGGCTACCGCCTGCCGGACTACCCGCGGCCTGGCCAGCCGGTGCCGGGCTACCGTGGACCTGTCTATAATGTCACTGGAGAGGAGGTGTCCTTCAGCTTCAGCACCCACTCCGCCCCCGCCGTCCTGCTCTACGTCAGCTCCTTTGTGCGTGACTACATGGCTGTGCTCATCAAGGAAGATG GGACCCTGCAGCTGCGCTATCAGCTGGGCACCAGCCCCTACGTCTACCAACTAACCACGCGCCCCGTAACTGACGGCCAGCCCCACAGCGTCAACCTCACCCGGGTCTACCGCAACCTCTTCATCCAG GTGGACTACTTCCCCCTGACAGAACAGAAGTTCTCACTGCTGGTGGACAGCCAGCTGGACTCACCCAAGGCCTTGTATCTGGGGCGCGTTATGG AGACGGGAGTGATTGACCCGGAGATCCAGCGCTACAACACACCAGGTTTCTCAGGCTGCCTGTCTGGTGTCCGATTCAACAATGTGGCTCCCCTCAAGAGCCACTTCCGAACACCTCGACCCATGACCTCGGAGCTGGCTGAGGCCCTTCGCGTTCAGGGAGAACTGTCTGAGTCTAACTGCGGAGCCATGCCACGTCTCGTCTCAGAGGTGCCACCTGAGCTGGACCCCTGGTATCTGCCCCCAG acTTCCCATACTACCACGATGACGGATGGGTTGCCATACTTTTGGGCT ttttggTGGCCTTCTTGCTGCTGGGGTTGGTGGGAATGTTGGTGCTCTTCTATCTGCAAAATCATCGCTACAAGGGCTCCTACCACACCAATGAGCCCAAGGCCACTCACGATTACCACCCTGGCAGCAAACCTCCCCTACCTACTTCAGGCCCAGCCCaagccccagccccggccccaaCACCAGCTTCTACCCAagttccagccccagcccctggcccccggGACCAAAACCTACCCCAGATCCTGGAGGAGTCCAGGTCTGAATGA